The DNA region gtagcactggaaaacTTCGTTGCTGGAGTTGGCCTCAGTGTAATTCCATAAGCTGCTCTTGGATTAGTTCATCTTTGAGTTACATCTGTCGGTTACTTGTCTTGACCTGTTTTTCTAGCTTATGGATAGATTAAGTCTGTAGTCATTCTGTGGTTGTAATGTTATGAATCACACAATTAACTTGTTGGCCCAATGCTACTGAATTGTGGTTGCTGATTTCCTACATGACTACCATAACTCAACTTTTTTCAATTGCCTAACTTAGCAATTGGTTACTTTATTACTTCCATCTCAGCCAAAATGTCTGCGAAGATACAACTTGCGGTTTGTGACTTCGTCAGTGCAAGAGAAGGCCAGAACAAGTCCTGATGAGAAGCAGGAGAATAACACTCGGAAAACTGAATCTTCGGATCAAGAATCTGAAGTTGTCAAGAATGTTGCGTCAGGGAGCAAGGATGAAGGAAGTGGCCTGGGGATAAACCCCTTTGGTGCATACCAAGTCGTGTCGTCTGCTGCCTCTTATTTGCATTCCCGGGCAATGGGCATTATGCCCTTTGGTTCCAGGAAAGATGTCAAGAATGATCCAGCTATCATGGCCATTGTAAATGGCGAGAATGGTGAAGGGTTAACAATGGACGAAGCCTTGTTTGTAGCCACGACAAATTCGGTAACTTGCATGGTTGCAGCGAAGGAAGAAACACGACAAGCTGTTGCAGATGATCTTAATTCTTCGAGATCGTGCCCTTGCAAATGGTTCATTTGTGATTATGATCAAAGCAGCACAAGATACTTTGTGGTTCAGGTATTGCTTATGCCAAATTCTCATGACAGCAaagcttttctttcttcattCTGGTTAATCCTGTAGCTTATATTGTTCCATTGTGATTTTCTTATGTTATTTGCAGGGCTCAGAGTCGATCGCTTCTTGGCGGGCCAACCTCTTATTTGAACCCGTCAAGTTTGAGGTATGTTACTAGTTGTTGCTGAAATTTTCAGTTTCAGGAGTTCTCATCTACGATAAAACGAAACCAACCGCATGACAGTATCCAATCATTCTAGCATCCACCGCTTCATTTAGTTACACATAACGGATAGTCGGATACACCACATGAATTCAGTGCTGCACCAAATGAATTCAATGCTGCACAAATGATGTGCTCATTCACAGGGGTATATACAAATCTGCATAGGGACTTTGTCACCAGATGCTACCCTACATGAAATCTCACTTGAATAGCCATGGTAAAATTGCGGTTCACTGGTCACTCTCTCGGCGGTAGTCTGGCTTTGCTTGTGAACCTGATGCTGTGTTGATGAGAGGAGAGGCGCCTCCATCAGCATAGCTGCCCGTTATAACATTCGGTGCGCTGTGCATCATGTGCGGTAGCGACAACCTGCTTCGTAGGCTTGGGTTGCCGAGAAGCCATGTGCAGTCGATCACGATGCATCGAGACATCATTCCTCGGGTTTTCTCCTGCAGTAGGAATATTAAGGAATTGGAGTACCGGGTAGGTCAactcatataattttcttaTTTTGGTATGCCATTGTACTGTGATGGCACCAAATTCCTGAcatgtttggttttttttttctgcacagGTTATTTTGGTTGGCGAGAACTAAGAGGTTGATGGAGCAGATGTAATATCATGTTGTTGAAAAAGTAGCTGTCGTGGCTGGATGAGCAGATGTAATATCATGTTGAAGACGTAGCGTCGTTGGTCATCCCCTCCTCTTCATCCAAAATGATCAAAGGATAGCCCCATGTACCCTTTCACTCCCAAATAGCTGTAACATTATCGTGTGTTATGTTATTTTGAATCTATTTCACCTGATCTACTATACTATCTCATaaaatttttagcttctgtCGCAACGTACCGACGGACACTAATAAGTGGTATAATACAGAGGAAGTGATTCTACGATGTATGCCTATGCATGGATGGCTTGTTACATGACATTTCAATGACCTATTGTAGCTTGCTTGGTTAAAAAATGAGTGATCTTGTTCATTACAACTCAAAGTTATTAACGTAGAAATACATGTATCACCATATTTTATTAGTTGGTACGATTTTCATACCATATTCATACCAAAGGTACGATTTTGGAACCGCCACAAAGCACGAGCACTGTGCTAGGAATTCTAGATTGGTGACTAGACTCATTTCGGAAATACGCCTTCAGCAGTTACGTCTACGCCTCGTGGTACATCTCACGTAAAGTTCTTGCAACGAGGGCCCAGGTGCAGAACTCCCCACCCCATAAAGCCCGACGAGATCTCGAGCCTTCCTTTCTCCGCCGCCACTCGCGCTAGCACTAAACCCTAGCCGGatcccccgccgccgcagcaaCCACCGCCactccctcctcctcgtcgccgcaGCAATGGGTAAGCAAGCCTTCATCTCCTCCTCTCCACAACTTCCTCGCGGACCTTTCACGAAGCGGTTCTACTAGGGTTTCGTCTATGTGTGGGGATCTGATTCTGACTAGGGGTTGGTGGCGCGCGATTATGCAGGCAAGGTGCACGGGTCGCTGGCGCGCGCGGGGAAGGTGCGCGGGCAGACGCCCAAGGTGGCGAAgcaggacaagaagaagaagccacgGGGCCGCGCCCACAAGCGCATGCAGTACAACCGCCGCTTCGTCACCGCCGTCGTCGGCTTCGGCAAGAAGCGCGGGCCCAACTCCTCGGAGAAGTAGACCCCCAGGTTCACCTAAGGGGATTAAGATTGTGAAGTTCTCCTGTGGGTTTAGGTTGATGTATGGATGTAGGGAAGAAACTTGAGAGTGCATTTTGGTTAATGTTGATTGATTATATGTTCTGACTTGAATCCTTCCTACATTGCCATTTCCAGTTCTTTTATCCTGCGGATTTCATTTTCTGTTATAATTCTTTCCGCTACGAGCCTAGGACGTAATGAGGTGCTCTTGTGTGGTTCTGTTGGGTTTTTCTAACGCGAGAGAATTACTAGAGTTGAGCTCTTGAACAGTTTTATGTGCCAAGTTTGTCATATGAATTGGTCAAATCCTAATATATTCCAGAGTGTATTGTCTAATTGGTGTGTTCAACTGTCCGGTTGCAAAGCTCATGCTACATGTTTAACAATGTAGCATAGTGTTTGATTATGTTTATGGAAATTTACATGTTGTGTAATTTTTTGACTGATAGAAATGCCTAATCATTTTGGTCCAAATTCACTGACAATGATGATTGATGAGATTTAGGTTGTTAGTTCCTCATTTGGTAGTTGCGTTGGTGCTCAAATCCTCCAACTCTATAGAAGTTAATGCCTCTTTCATAATATGTTGCATATTCTTAAGGTATCCTTATCTCATCTGAATTGTTGGGATCCAAACCTAAAGATAAAAGGTGTTCTTCAATTTTCTGATTGGGTCAGTTAGAATGGTATTGAGTTATGCATTAGACTAGTGCATACTAAAGGTCTCATAAACAAGACATTTTGTAAACAATCTGCTACAAAATTGAACCGTGCTTTTGGTTGAATGTTTAAACTACTATGATATTTTGTGTGTACTAGCCATCGTTCTCTCTTGGGTCATTTGAGTGCTGGAGACGACTATgatgttttatttgttttgtcACGAGTCATTTGGATAAGTCATGCTGATATCATGCTGTCACACTGAAGCACGCACTAGAAAGCATGCTGTATTTGCCATTCAAGGGTTTGAGGTTAAGCTTTGGattaaattgttttttttctttcatctctACACCAAAGTAAACAGATGACTGAGAAAGTGGCTTCTTTGTTTGTGTTTTAAGCCCCAAGTATGTATTTCATGTTCTGCGTGATGCATATTCcagttttgtttttgttgaCTTCAGATTATCTGCATATGTCTTAGCTTGTAGGTATGAAGCAGTGTTTTCCTTTCACTATTTTCGTTGAGTTTTCAGATTAGTATTCCCATTGATGATCTTGTTCGTGCACTTGTTGAATGTGTTCCTTTCCCTGCTTATTTATGCCCACCCTGAATTCAGTAGTCGGATATTGATCTATGGAGGGGACATATTGACTTCTAGATCTGCTCAGTGCCTACGTTGTTATCCATAATTCTGCGGTAGCCAATCAGCATTAAATGGGATATGATGTTTTTGCCTTAATACCAGTGTGGGTTAAGTTGAACTTGAATGGTCCATTTGACTATGTCAGATTTCTTTCCATTGGTTTCCAGTTACCGTCAAAATGATATTACTTGGAAGGATTTGTTGCACTTGTTAGATTTGTCTCGCCTGTGGTAGAGTTGTGTCTGCTGTTAAGCTTCTTATTCCCACTGACTTTTTGGTTATAGGGAGCAAGCATGTGTGTAATGAAAATCAGTAGTTATATTCTGGGATGTTTATGCTATAACCTGGTACTTTGGTTCTGCTGATTTATGTTGAGTTTCTGTTGCCGCTGCGAATGGCAATTGCCAAAATGCTTTACTGCCTACAATTCTCTCTTTGCAAGTCTCAAGTATGTATAGTTTTCCCTGCAATTATTTTTGCTATTATATTAGTTGTAGGATGGAGTCCATAAGCAATGACACTGATTCGTTCAGGTTTCAGATAGATAGCATTCAGGTTTCAGATAGTCACATAGCAAAGGGGCCCATCGACTTGACAAGAACAAGTAAGGAGGTGTGTGAAGGGAGGAGCAAAAGTTAACTGTGCAAAAGCATGGAGTATAAAGGGGAGGACTAGAAAAGCCAAAATAGAAAATTTGACAAATTGATAAAAAATAGGAAATTGAAAATGAAACATAATGGAATTTTGTTCTGGTAGCAATGAACTGCAATGTTAGTGGAGTAGCGTAGGATGGCAAAAAAGGACGAATCGAAGTTGCTTGGACATGCCAAAAGTTCACTGATGCAACTGCTGCACGGTAGCATAAAACCATCTCCGATCATATCCTTTCTATTTCGTTTCCTTCCTAATTTCTattcctctttttttattttttctccgTTCTAAAGAAAATGATCTTAGAAATTTCTTCGTGACgaaaatcgtgaagaaaaactgttgaaacgttgatttttttttcttattttcaacggctaggaaaaatagagaaaattttgTCGCAAAGAGAATGATCTTAGGAATTACTTTGTGATAGAATCGTGAAGGTAAACTGTTGGAACGTTAAAGtgaaaaaaattcttttataAAAACATTTTAGATCCTGAAAGAAAATAGTTAGATATGGTCGAAAGAAATAAGAGAGCACTTGGTCGAAGGGCTTGAGATCAAGGATGTGTAGTTTCTCTGCAACTTGTGACGGGGGTGTTGGTTCTTTTATCGTCATCACGTGACCCGACCACTAGCAAGCCATGCTGATCCCTGTTGCAAATCCCGGCGAGGACTAGATCCGATCTGCATCCGAGAAGGAAAACCATCGCTGATCCGAGAAGAAAGCCATTAGGGAACTGAAGATAGAGTACGGGGGAGTACCATGGAAGCTTTCAAAGTCCATATATTCCAAAGATGATCTGCTGGCCTATCtgtacaaaaatatatatattattatccTCTGGCCTCTCGAATTGTTGCCATTCAAATCTTATCTTGCCAATGTCCAAAGCGCATCTTAGC from Phragmites australis chromosome 8, lpPhrAust1.1, whole genome shotgun sequence includes:
- the LOC133926902 gene encoding phospholipase A1 PLIP3, chloroplastic-like, with the translated sequence MGIMPFGSRKDVKNDPAIMAIVNGENGEGLTMDEALFVATTNSVTCMVAAKEETRQAVADDLNSSRSCPCKWFICDYDQSSTRYFVVQGSESIASWRANLLFEPVKFEVILVGEN
- the LOC133926903 gene encoding small ribosomal subunit protein eS30z/eS30y/eS30x, which encodes MGKVHGSLARAGKVRGQTPKVAKQDKKKKPRGRAHKRMQYNRRFVTAVVGFGKKRGPNSSEK